The Felis catus isolate Fca126 chromosome X, F.catus_Fca126_mat1.0, whole genome shotgun sequence genome includes a region encoding these proteins:
- the LOC102899730 gene encoding P antigen family member 3-like produces the protein MSGRVRTRSKSKQRKDDGKANQPAAPVAAQQPSDEQPQQKEAPTECQDIMPEREKAVEEAPLDEGPDLESGIQELPVPKTGGKSEDDSDVKGADVPTLEPVKMPEADMLSIENAK, from the exons ATGAGTGGGCGTGTGAGAACAAGATCTAAATCTAAACAAAGAAAGGATGATGGCAAGGCTAACCAGCCAGCTGCACCTGTGGCT GCCCAGCAGCCCAGTGATGAGCAACCTCAACAAAAGGAGGCACCCACTGAGTGTCAGGATATTATGCCGGAGCGAGAGAAAGCAGTTGAAGAAGCACCTCTGGATGAAg gccCTGACCTGGAATCTGGTATCCAGGAACTGCCTGTGCCAAAGACTGGGGGCAAAAGTGAAGATGACAGTGATGTGAAGGGGGCGGATGTCCCAACACTGGAGCCCGTGAAGATGCCTGAAGCAGATATGTTATCCATTGAGAATGCAAA GTGA